Proteins encoded by one window of uncultured Draconibacterium sp.:
- a CDS encoding Gfo/Idh/MocA family oxidoreductase, translated as MKRRIFLKNAAATTAGAFAIPTIVPSSVFGASAPSNKINIGQIGCGRIARGHDMPGTMQHEVARIVAVSDIDSNRMQDGKKLVEDYYKNKTGSSNPVDVKMYADYKEMLANKDIDAVIISTPDHWHSQPAIEAAFAGKDIYLQKPTSLTVAEGRLLSDIVNRQGIILQMGTQQRSSAQFRRAAELVRNGRIGKIHTVKIGLPGDPSGPVFESGPVPTNLNFDMWLGSTPEMEYKENLVHPQKGYGRPGWLRHENYGAGMITGWGQHHYDSAAWGMNTEYTGPISVEAVAQFPKSGDWNVHGDFMVKQEYENGITVFTSGGFPNGIRYEGEDGWIFVTRGAYRATASDPIPEGATKALDASSEDILRSVIGEDEIKLYVSEEQHGNWLDCIKSRKEPISPAEIGHRACSVCLISHIAMKIPGVLEWNPLTEHFSNNDLANSMLSRPQRYPYGTDYIKRS; from the coding sequence ATGAAACGAAGAATATTTTTAAAAAATGCAGCTGCTACTACAGCTGGAGCCTTTGCAATACCTACAATTGTGCCCTCTTCAGTTTTTGGCGCATCGGCACCAAGTAATAAAATCAATATTGGTCAGATTGGCTGTGGCCGTATTGCACGTGGGCACGACATGCCAGGAACAATGCAACACGAAGTTGCCAGAATTGTTGCAGTGTCGGATATTGATAGCAACCGAATGCAGGATGGTAAAAAACTGGTAGAAGACTATTATAAAAATAAAACAGGAAGTTCTAATCCGGTTGATGTTAAAATGTACGCCGACTACAAAGAGATGCTTGCTAATAAAGACATTGATGCAGTAATTATTAGTACCCCGGATCACTGGCATTCGCAGCCGGCAATTGAAGCTGCTTTTGCCGGCAAGGATATTTACCTGCAAAAACCCACCTCGCTAACTGTTGCCGAAGGACGTTTATTAAGTGATATCGTAAATCGCCAGGGGATTATATTACAAATGGGAACTCAACAACGTTCGTCGGCACAATTTCGCAGGGCAGCAGAATTGGTACGCAATGGGAGAATTGGAAAAATACATACTGTGAAAATTGGATTACCAGGAGATCCTTCTGGTCCTGTTTTTGAATCCGGTCCTGTTCCTACAAACCTGAATTTTGATATGTGGCTTGGATCAACTCCGGAAATGGAATACAAAGAGAATCTGGTTCACCCGCAAAAAGGATATGGTCGTCCGGGATGGTTGCGCCATGAGAATTATGGGGCAGGAATGATTACCGGTTGGGGGCAGCATCATTACGACAGTGCTGCATGGGGAATGAACACAGAATACACCGGACCAATTTCAGTTGAAGCCGTTGCTCAATTCCCAAAATCGGGCGACTGGAATGTACATGGCGATTTTATGGTGAAACAGGAATATGAAAACGGTATTACTGTATTTACCAGTGGCGGTTTTCCAAATGGAATTCGCTACGAAGGAGAAGACGGTTGGATTTTTGTGACACGCGGTGCCTACCGGGCAACAGCTTCCGACCCAATACCAGAAGGTGCAACAAAAGCTCTTGACGCCAGTAGCGAAGATATTCTCCGCTCAGTTATTGGAGAAGACGAGATAAAACTGTACGTGAGTGAAGAGCAACATGGAAACTGGTTGGATTGTATAAAATCAAGAAAAGAACCAATCTCTCCGGCAGAAATTGGACACCGGGCATGTTCCGTATGTTTGATTAGCCATATTGCAATGAAAATCCCGGGAGTTC
- a CDS encoding PmoA family protein, giving the protein MKASLLITLILITQILFAQKIAKISVEFPEDLINTPVSVSLDGVNYNTDKNPFTLYEIKSNEEIAIPCQLETGHSARLWFLLNGETQKGTVREFIVKTEDNPAAVNAQVTLKMNHKDLSLERNENLILKYRHAVTFPPEGIDPLYKRSGYIHPLTSPGGKVLTRIQAPDHYHHYGIWGPWTKTHIDDRAVDFWNLKGGQGTVKFAGFLSEAEGTVYSGFKVLQQHIDFGARGEDQIAMNEVLDVRAWNLEDNVWMVDYTTSLNSPLENGIMLDAYRYGGGIGFRATETWNKDNCTVLTSDGKTRVDADGSYARWCLVEGESDVESGRSGILFMSHPSNRMHPEPMRVWPLDANGGRGDMYFEFVPIRHDDWKLNPKQTYTLKYRMIIFDGELNAETAEKYWNSFANIPKTILK; this is encoded by the coding sequence ATGAAAGCTTCATTATTAATTACACTCATCCTAATAACACAAATACTGTTTGCCCAAAAAATTGCTAAAATTAGTGTCGAATTTCCAGAAGACCTTATCAATACTCCTGTATCTGTTTCATTAGACGGTGTAAACTACAACACAGACAAAAACCCATTTACACTTTATGAAATAAAAAGTAATGAAGAAATAGCCATTCCCTGCCAGCTGGAAACAGGTCATTCGGCGCGCCTGTGGTTTTTACTCAATGGAGAAACACAGAAAGGAACAGTACGAGAGTTTATTGTAAAAACAGAAGATAATCCAGCCGCAGTGAATGCTCAGGTAACACTTAAAATGAATCATAAGGATTTATCCTTAGAGAGAAACGAAAACCTGATACTAAAATACAGACATGCGGTTACTTTTCCTCCCGAAGGTATTGATCCTCTCTATAAACGCTCTGGCTACATTCATCCCTTAACCTCACCCGGAGGTAAAGTTCTTACACGCATTCAGGCACCCGATCATTACCATCATTATGGTATTTGGGGACCATGGACCAAAACCCACATTGATGACAGGGCAGTTGATTTCTGGAACCTTAAAGGCGGACAAGGAACTGTTAAGTTTGCCGGATTTCTTTCGGAAGCAGAAGGTACTGTTTATAGTGGGTTTAAAGTTTTACAGCAACATATTGATTTTGGCGCCCGAGGTGAGGATCAAATTGCGATGAATGAAGTTCTGGATGTCCGTGCCTGGAATCTTGAAGATAATGTTTGGATGGTAGATTACACAACTTCGCTCAACAGTCCCCTGGAAAATGGAATTATGCTTGATGCTTACCGTTATGGCGGAGGGATCGGATTTCGCGCTACAGAAACCTGGAATAAAGATAATTGTACTGTACTTACGTCTGATGGAAAAACAAGAGTTGACGCAGATGGCTCTTATGCACGATGGTGTCTCGTTGAAGGGGAGTCGGATGTTGAATCAGGCCGCTCCGGAATTCTTTTTATGAGCCATCCCTCGAACCGAATGCATCCTGAACCAATGCGTGTATGGCCTCTTGATGCAAATGGAGGACGCGGCGATATGTATTTTGAGTTCGTTCCGATACGACATGATGACTGGAAACTCAATCCAAAGCAAACCTACACATTGAAATATCGTATGATAATTTTTGATGGTGAGCTTAATGCCGAAACAGCAGAAAAATACTGGAATAGTTTTGCAAACATCCCAAAAACCATTTTGAAATAA